One part of the Marmota flaviventris isolate mMarFla1 chromosome 4, mMarFla1.hap1, whole genome shotgun sequence genome encodes these proteins:
- the Kctd12 gene encoding BTB/POZ domain-containing protein KCTD12 translates to MALADSTRGLPNGGGGGGGSGSSSSSAEPQLFPDIVELNVGGQVYVTRRCTVVSVPDSLLWRMFTQQQPQELARDSKGRFFLDRDGFLFRYILDYLRDLQLVLPDYFPERSRLQREAEYFELPELVRRLGAPQQPGPGPPPPHSRRGVHKEGSLGDELLQLGCVEPEQQEGASAGAPSPTLELASRSPSGGAVGPLLTPSQSLDGSRRSGYITIGYRGSYTIGRDAQADAKFRRVARITVCGKTSLAKEVFGDTLNESRDPDRPPERYTSRYYLKFNFLEQAFDKLSESGFHMVACSSTGTCAFASSTDQSEDKIWTSYTEYVFCRE, encoded by the coding sequence ATGGCTCTGGCGGACAGCACACGAGGATTACCCAacgggggcggcggcgggggcggcaGCGGCTCCTCGTCGTCCTCTGCGGAGCCGCAGCTCTTCCCCGATATCGTGGAGCTGAACGTGGGGGGCCAGGTGTATGTGACCCGGCGCTGTACTGTGGTGTCGGTGCCAGACTCGCTGCTCTGGCGTATGTTCACGCAGCAGCAGCCGCAGGAGCTGGCCCGGGACAGCAAAGGCCGCTTCTTTCTGGACCGGGACGGCTTCCTCTTCCGCTACATCCTGGATTACCTTCGGGACTTGCAGCTTGTGCTGCCCGACTACTTCCCCGAGCGCAGCCGGCTTCAGCGCGAGGCCGAGTACTTCGAGCTGCCAGAGCTCGTGCGCCGCCTCGGGGCGCCCCAGCAGCCTGGCCccgggccgccgccgccgcacTCCCGGCGCGGGGTGCACAAGGAGGGCTCGCTGGGCGACGAGTTGCTGCAGCTGGGCTGCGTGGAGCCCGAGCAGCAGGAGGGCGCCTCGGCCGGGGCACCGTCGCCCACGCTGGAGCTGGCTAGCCGCAGCCCGTCCGGGGGTGCGGTGGGCCCGCTGCTCACTCCGTCCCAGTCGTTGGACGGCAGTCGGCGTTCTGGCTACATTACTATCGGCTACCGTGGCTCCTACACCATCGGGCGGGACGCACAAGCAGACGCCAAGTTCCGGCGAGTGGCGCGCATCACTGTGTGCGGCAAGACGTCGTTGGCCAAGGAGGTGTTCGGGGACACCCTGAACGAGAGCCGGGACCCCGACCGGCCCCCAGAGCGCTACACTTCACGCTATTACCTCAAGTTCAACTTCCTGGAGCAGGCCTTCGATAAGCTGTCCGAGTCGGGCTTCCACATGGTGGCGTGCAGCTCCACAGGCACCTGCGCCTTTGCCAGCAGCACCGACCAGAGCGAGGACAAGATCTGGACCAGCTACACCGAGTACGTCTTCTGCAGGGAGTGA